The Culex quinquefasciatus strain JHB chromosome 2, VPISU_Cqui_1.0_pri_paternal, whole genome shotgun sequence genome contains the following window.
CCTCCCCCACCGCCGTCTCATCCCGCAGTATCTCCAGCTCCTCCGGAATCGCGTGAATCCGCAGCTGCTTCTCCAGCAGCAAATCCAACAGCTGGGACAGCTCCTGCGGCGCAAAGAACGCCCCGTCCAGATAGACGGCCTTGTTGAAGGGGCACGCCTCGAGCGCCAGGTACAGCGTCTTCCGGCACTGCTCCAGCGCGTTTCCGGCGGGTTGATCGAACAGCTCTCGGAGGTAGAGTCGCCAGAGGAGGGCGTTTTGCCGGAGGGGTGAGTCGCGACGGAGGGTGTGGGCGAGCAGGTTGAGGGTTCGTCGTTTGTAGGTGCCCGCGGACTGTTCGTCTTCTTGGGTTGAGTAGAGGTTGCGGATGCGTGCGGTGGTGACTAGGAGCAGGACGGACTTGGTGGTGAGATGTTTGCCGAGGATGGTTCGCAGCTGGAACCAGGTGAGGGACTCGGAGAAGGCGCAGAGACGGATCGCGGTCAGGTTGGCGGGGAATTCGTGCAGGACGCGATCGACGATCGCGAGGAAGCAGGTGTTGGTGAACTCGTCGAGGCGGAAGTCCGCGATGGTGAGGAAGATGGTGAAGAGTTGCTCGCGGATGAAGGTTTGGCGGGGGTTGGCGCGATCGTTGAAGTGGAAGAGGAAACCCTCGAGCTTGCGGGTGGTTTCGGCTTTGGACTTGACGAGCGCGTGGTAGTAGAGGTAGGCTTTGAGGGTGTTGATCAGGAAGGAGTGGGTGAAGTATTGCGGCAGGAGGAGGATTTCGACCTGGTCGTCGACGGGGAGGGCGCGGGTCACGCGATCGTTGAACTTTTGCAGGGCTAGGAGTTTGGTGGGGTCGGAGATGGCGTCGGAGCAGGTGAAGCTGACCTGTTTGGGGTTGAGGGCGAGTTTGGTGAGGAGGTAGATCGCTTGGGACTTGCGGTTTTCCTTGAGAAGGAGTTCGACTGATTTGAGCACGAGCGAGTAGAGATCGTTGTCGGCGAGCAGGTCATCCTGGGCACAGAACACGCGCACGGAGGTGTCGAAAATATTTAGGCAGTTCGACTCCAGGCCGTCCATTTCGTACTCGATCAAGCCGTACTCGATGTAGAAGTTGAGATCGTTCTGGTACTTGCTCTTTTTGAGCAGGTTCTTGACGCGACTTCGGGTGGCTTTCTTACGTGGTTCCGTGAGGTGTCCGGAGATGCGATCGAACACGACCAGGATCCGCTCGAGCTTGAGGTAGAACAGCAACAGGATGATGTTCTTCTCGTCGGAAAAGTATTCAGCGCTGGCGATGAGGACTTGCCGTAGCAGCTCCAGGTAGGATTCGAACGCAAGGTTGGTGTTCACGAAGGACGGCGGCGTGTTGAGTTCCTTGATCAGATTCAGGATGATCTGATCGTGCTTTCGATTCCTCGTTACATCCAGAAACAGTGGCAAGAGTTGCTCGGAGTGATCCTCTTCGTAGCTCTCCGGCTGAAAAAACGATCCGCAACTCTCAAACGCAACACTCTCAAATGGGTACTTCATAAGCTTTAAGATCAAAATCACCAAATCGAACGCGTACTCCTTGTTGATCAACGGATACACGAACCCGACAATGTCCTCGTGCAGAACCATGCGCTGCGGATCGCTACACATGTTCGGCCCTCGAAAGGGCAAAAAGTGAAACGCGTTCCGCAGCTTTTCGACCCTCAACCAGATCTCGTTCATGGGAAGTCCCGACTTTAACACCAACTCCTCATACTCGATCAGCTGGTTGAAATGTTCCGGCGAGCTAAACAGCGACTTCGCACCCGCAAAACTCGAACTAATGTTCATGCCGATGTTCAGCTCGACCAGCCCAAAGAACATCTCCCAAAGGCCGGCCTGCCGGCAAAACAACGCACACTTCTTGAACAATTTTAGCATCACCTCATCGCTTCGCTTCGCCATAAACAGCGATCGTACGCTCTTCTCGTACAGTTTCAGCACGTTCGGCACGATACACTGCGCCATCGACAGCTGCTTATTGTCGATCAACGCTTCCCACAGCAAAAAGTTCGTATTATCCTTCGCGATCATCTTCTgaatcaactccaaaacctcATCCGTCGGATAAACCTTCACGATCCCGCCCAAATAAAGCTCCAACAGCTTCGGATCGTCCGGATGTTCCCTCAACCCCCGCTCCACAATCGCCAGCTCCCCCTTACTGTTCTGATAGCTGTCCAAATGCACCGGATGTTCCTCCCGAAACCTCAAATACTCAATCCACCCCCCGGAGCTCTCATCCGCCCGTGCCGCCTTCTCCAGCTCCATCTCCCTCTCCCTAACACCCCGCTCACCCAACCCTTCCCCACCCACACCACCACCCCCGTTCAATTCCTTCTTCCCCCGCCTAAAGTACCGCACACTCCGCCGTCGCTGACTCGGCACCGGTTTCGCCACCGCACCACCCCCCAACACCCGGAACGACCCGCGCCGATACTTGGGACAGGCCGGCCGGTGCAGCGTCTCCACCGTCAGGTATATGCGCAGCGCGGACACGTCCGTGTAAAACTCCTGCTCGGAGATGTTGACCGCTGGGACCGGTTCCACGACGACTTCCGGCGAGGATGAGCTGCTGCTGCGGCTGCGTTTCCGTTTGCGGTGTTTCTTCTTGCTTTTCTTGTGCTTGCGTGATGACGAGGGTCGAGGTTTGTGGTCCTCCGGACCGGAGGAATCGCTGGAGGCATCCTGCTGTGGCTGGCTGGGGAACGGAATGAAGCTCTGGTTCGTTAGCCAGGACAGGTTCTCTTGTGGGGCTGGCGGTTGAGGGGCTGAAAGGAGGTGGAGACTAAaagaaatattcttgaaaaaactaTTCTGATTCTTACCTTCAATGCTACTGGAAGTGGTGGCGGAATACGCCGGAAATAGGGACATTTTGCTGggttcagattcggattcagaaCGATTGCAGCGATGtgcaatgtaaataaacaaacaaacagctGAGTTTGACAGTGCACCCTTTAAGTCCCAAACGTGATCCACAAAAAGATCTCGTTACACTCTGATTTGAAGATGCTTGCAACATATCGTATTTTGACCTACCTACATGCAATagctcaaaaatgttaaaattcagtaacaacatttcaaaagggcgaaacctacgatcctgccgtttcgagaaaatcaacattcaaacttttgcaattccgatcaattcctattttcacaaaaaagcatgaaaaccatcatttttttcaaaacgtaatagaaaatagcaataatttcatcatagagagcaatttgaaattaattaaggtgtttttgcttttaaaaattgagaaaaacaaattacgcctttttgaagagcgtgccttcattttcgccccaccgtattcgccacccactcaaccaaaacaacggtttagcccgtcaggttacgccacaaagcaaaagtaaacaacagattcgcccttttgttttttgttcatttttcgggtttttaaagaaaaaagtggtgaaacaactattttatcattgtgaaacgttacagtcagtgataatacagtgatatttgcAACCACAGTGATAAAAATTGGTCTAGAAAGCCTTCATAAGGAGTCCGGTTCAGGCCAAGACTCGTTGAGCTAGGATACACCgtaagtagcaagttggtttgacGATGTGGTCTATATTGGAGTGTCGTTCCTTGGGGTGTccccgccggaagtgggagacatggcacctgacgactaggccaccccgcgacaccatcctgccttctcaatctttgcttagcttcaatggttacggaggcgatgattttgtacggcattcctcctaaacctccctacactaacttttgtcctgcaactgctcgacccagaatccccggatgtcccaagaaccggtaaattatggaccttcatatctagattgtgaatccagaccagatccgatactacaatgattgaaatcaaaaagttatgtatttaggatcatacaaatctgtgtttgttgtggaattgtggtcagagacatcaaaaacatacattttgatccattttgaggattgtcaggtttaaattcactaaattataacgaaaatttagtgtttctaaatatacgtcggaacttgcagaaaacactacattcgcccctcgtgattggatgaaaacacaagggcggaaactcaatttggtttgttttgattgatgttgttgattagccctttgtttttgcttgtaaaactacgtattttcggaattttgtgatgatggagggtgttttagaatcagttttgttcgctttatatgattctgacaaaaactcagtttgtttacatccgagggtttcgccctattgaaaagttgttacagAATTCGAAACGAATGTTTACAAGtctaaattgggtactaaagccctatgtaaatttttatgtacaacggtaaaaaacacgattaaaaaccatttctgatcactttttttttcattttaattcaatttttttttacaggacaacatttttccgatggattaactatggtccccttggaacgagctgtcaagtaggagcttatctgtcaagaaggaccgcgaggttaatttttcaaaattgatttaaacatccattttaaactctttgtggtcgtacaaagggtcattgtactcagaaaaataagctttatcgctgtaaacaataatataagcaatctaagcttcattttaggacccaattccaaaagcttaaaaatcagaaatatagaaattcgtaactacaaatttaagaaaacctCGAAATTAGAACATTCAAaatctctattttttcaaaaattggaaaaaaactagaatgaaaaattaagaatttaggaattttaataatttaagaatcaaaaataaaaaaaaacaaacctacaaattaacaaattttacaaaattacaatattacaaaataaaaaaattacaaaataatcaaattaccaattttcaaatcaacaaatttacatattgataaatttaaataattcaatatttaaaattgaaaaaacttgaaaatctaaaattcaataatttaaaagtttaaaacttaaaaattaggaatttaagaatttgcgaattaaagaatttttagaatttaagaatataagaatttgagaatttaagaatttaagaacttaagaatttaagaatttaagaatttgaaaatttaagaattttagaattttagaatttaagaatttaggaatttaagaatttaagaatttaagtatttaagaatttgagaatttaagaatttaagaatttaagaatttaagaatttaagaattaaagaattaaagaatgaaagaattaaagaattaaagaatttaagaattcaataatttaagaatttaagaattgagaaattaaaaatttaagtatttaagaatttaagaatttgagaatttaagaatttaagaatttaagaatttaagaaatgaggaatttaagaatttaagaattaaagaattaaagaattaaagaattaaagaatttaagaa
Protein-coding sequences here:
- the LOC6035894 gene encoding nuclear exosome regulator NRDE2, yielding MSLFPAYSATTSSSIEAPQPPAPQENLSWLTNQSFIPFPSQPQQDASSDSSGPEDHKPRPSSSRKHKKSKKKHRKRKRSRSSSSSSPEVVVEPVPAVNISEQEFYTDVSALRIYLTVETLHRPACPKYRRGSFRVLGGGAVAKPVPSQRRRSVRYFRRGKKELNGGGGVGGEGLGERGVREREMELEKAARADESSGGWIEYLRFREEHPVHLDSYQNSKGELAIVERGLREHPDDPKLLELYLGGIVKVYPTDEVLELIQKMIAKDNTNFLLWEALIDNKQLSMAQCIVPNVLKLYEKSVRSLFMAKRSDEVMLKLFKKCALFCRQAGLWEMFFGLVELNIGMNISSSFAGAKSLFSSPEHFNQLIEYEELVLKSGLPMNEIWLRVEKLRNAFHFLPFRGPNMCSDPQRMVLHEDIVGFVYPLINKEYAFDLVILILKLMKYPFESVAFESCGSFFQPESYEEDHSEQLLPLFLDVTRNRKHDQIILNLIKELNTPPSFVNTNLAFESYLELLRQVLIASAEYFSDEKNIILLLFYLKLERILVVFDRISGHLTEPRKKATRSRVKNLLKKSKYQNDLNFYIEYGLIEYEMDGLESNCLNIFDTSVRVFCAQDDLLADNDLYSLVLKSVELLLKENRKSQAIYLLTKLALNPKQVSFTCSDAISDPTKLLALQKFNDRVTRALPVDDQVEILLLPQYFTHSFLINTLKAYLYYHALVKSKAETTRKLEGFLFHFNDRANPRQTFIREQLFTIFLTIADFRLDEFTNTCFLAIVDRVLHEFPANLTAIRLCAFSESLTWFQLRTILGKHLTTKSVLLLVTTARIRNLYSTQEDEQSAGTYKRRTLNLLAHTLRRDSPLRQNALLWRLYLRELFDQPAGNALEQCRKTLYLALEACPFNKAVYLDGAFFAPQELSQLLDLLLEKQLRIHAIPEELEILRDETAVGEAGGTGSLS